In Ignavibacteriales bacterium, the DNA window AGTTTTTAATGGCTTTCGGAAGATTAAAGAACGGAAGAAAAGAATTTATCACTCGTTTTCAATCTGCTTTCGGAACAAACAAAATCACTTCGTTCTTCTCACCTGTTTCCCATTTTAAATTTCTCGATGGTTTTAAATCTAAGAGGTTTATTCTTTCAGTTTCGTTTTGTTTCATATTCCTTCAATCATTGGGAAATCAGATTCTTACTCTCGTCCCAAACAAAATGGGACGAGAGTAAGAATAACAATATTACATTACTGCAGTTGGTGGAGCAGGTTCATCTGGACGACCAGCGTTCTTAACCGGTATCTGAATCAAGAGCCATGCTATGAATACAAATACGATTGAACTTACATAGAACGGGAATGGGAATCCTGCAAATACTGCAGGTAACCATGCATCGTACTTAATGTCGGCAACCGCGAGTCCGGCAAAAAGCAATCCGATTAAAGCTTCACCCGCAATTAAACCTGCGGCAAGAAGAACACCTGTATTCTCAACCCGCGCTTTTTGCGCATCGTTGAATTTCTTCTTTGCTACAACCTTATCGACCATACCTTTGATTATACCGCCGATGAAAATGGCGAATGTTGTTTCAAGAGGTAAATACATGCCGACGCTAACAAGCATCGGGCTTTTTACCTGCATCAAAATGAAACCAAGACCCATCAGCATTCCTACTATAATAAGAGGCCAAGCCATTTGTCCGCCAACAATTCCCTGAGACAATAATGCCATCAAACTTGCCTGTGGAGCGGGATAAGTTTTACCTCCCAATCCGGTTCCACCCATATTAATATCACCTTGATGTAAAATTACGAGCGGGAAAAACATAACAGCCGCCGCAAGTCCGACACCAATAAGATCACCCACCTGCATCTTCCACGGTGTACCGCCGAGTATATGTCCAACTTTAAGATCTTGCAACATCTCGCCTGCAACTGCAGCCGCAACGCAAACAACTGCCGCAACACCTAAAACTGCTGCAACCCCAGTTTGTCCCGACATACCAAGCGCCACCATAAGAAGAGCAGCAACAAGCAGGGTTGATAGCGTCAGACCACTTATAGGATTATTGCTTGAGCCGATTATTCCGACAAGATAACCGGAAACTGCTGCGAAGAAAAATCCCGCAATAATCATCACGATTGTTGCGACCAACGCTGCAACAACATCCTGCGCGAAGTAATTATAGATGAAAAATGTCAAAACTCCTGTCAACAGAATTCCAATCATAACCCATTTGAAACTTATATCCTGTTCGGTTCTCACGGTTACATGTTCGCCTGTTGCAGCTTTTTTCACATCGCCGATTGAACGTTTTAATCCCGCGCCCAAACTTTTTCTCATTCTAAATAATGTGAATGCTGCACTCATCAACATACCGCCGATTGCAATCGGACGAACAATATAACGCCATACATTATTCGCCATTGCTGTCCATGAACCGTCATCCATCGGTGTTGTTGAAGTTGACATCAATGAGGGACCTATGAAATACGTAAGAATCGGAACGAACAATCCCCACGCAAGTAATCCGCCGCTGAAGTTCAGTGAAGCAAGTTTCGGTCCGATAATGTATCCAACACCCATGTAAGATGGATTGACTCCGGGTGTGGTTAAAAGAATACCGCTTTGTGCTGCAACCGAACCGCTTGTTTTTAAACCGATTGTTGCTTTTGAAAATTCAATGAATTTTTCAGCCGATTCAGCAAAGAATCTCAAATTACGCATCGCCTGAATTATTGCACCAATACCCATTGCTGCGAATAAAAACTTCGCACCCGTTCCACCGCTACGACCGGCTTTATGGATTTCAGATGCTGCAACCGATTCCGGAAATGGCAACTCAACATCTTCTACCATAACCCGCCGTAAAAGTGCTACGAACATAATTCCAAGCACGCCACCGGCAAGCATGATGAGAGATGATTGAAGATAATGACCTACAGTAAAGAACTCTTCCCAAATTCCCGCGATAAAAAATGCCGGAAGTGTGAAGATAGCCCCCGCTGCAACCGATTCACCTATTGAGCCGACTGTTCTAGCCATATTCTCTTCAAGAATATTCCCTTTGACTAATCGCAAGAATGCCATGCCGATAACCGCAGCGGGATAAGTAGCAGCGATTGTCATACCTGCCTTCAATCCTAAGTATGCATTAGCGGCGCCCAAAACGACGCACATGATCAAGCCGATAAAAAGCGCTCTGCCGGAAAATTCCGTCATCACTTTATCAGCCGGAACGTATGGCGTAAACTTTTTAGCTCCGCCACCAGATTGTGTATCTGCCATTGATGTCTCCTTTATATATAATAGAAGAATTAATAATTAACATTTCATTTTCAATTGAATAACGCTTTAAAAACATAACCGGCCATCTGAGGATTTTCTTTAAACCGCCGGATCGAATATCTATACCAGTGTTCTCCAAATGGAACATAAACCCGCATCCTGTGTCCATCCTGAACTATCTTCGATCGCAAATCGTCTTTCACACCGAGCAACATCTGAAATTCATACTGGTGCTTTTGCAACTTCATAGCTTGTATAATTCGGAATGCCGCATCAACCAAATAATCATCGTGAGTGGCAATACCGACGTAAGCTTTTTGTTCGAGCATTTTCTTCAACACCTGAACAAAATTCTGATTGACCTCATCGTGTCCTTTGAATGCGATCTCCGCCGGTTCAACATAAATCCCCTTGCACAATCTAAAGTGTCCGAGTCCGTCTTTTATTAACTCATCAGCATCGTTTTCAGTTCGTCGCATGTACGCCTGAAGCACAATTCCGCTGTTGTTAAAATCTTTCCGGATTTGACGGTACACCCAAATCGTATCGTCTGTTGTTGGAGAATCTTCCATATCGATCCGGACGAAATTGTTAAACTCCTTTGCCTTGGCTATAATCATTCGAACATTATCAAGACAAAAATTTTTATCTAAAGCTAAGCCAAGTTGAGTGAGTTTGATTGAAACATTCGAATCTAATTTTTCTTTTTGAATGGTTGGAAATAATTCTAATATTTCATTCCGTGCAGCAATGGCTTCTTCTTTAGTTGAGATCGCTTCACCCAAAACATCTAAAGTTGCCATGATTCCCTTGAAGTTCAATTCTTTGACAACCCGAACTGCATCCAAAAGAGTCTCGCCGGCAATATATTTATTTGCAAATTTTCTTACAATTGGTTTTGGAACGACTGGGAGCGTGGTAACAATAAGCTTATTTAGTAGATTCATTTACTTTATTCAAAAAGGAATTGAAAATCTTGTTTATTTCGGCATTATGGGAAAATTAAACTTGCTGAATATAGGCACAATCGCCATAAAAATCAAGAAATCTCAACCGAATATAAGATTTACAATCCATACCGACATAAATATTCCCACAACATCTGCAACAATTCCGGCAGGGACTGCTTGTCTGGTTTTACTTATGCTAACCGAACCAAAATAGACAGCAAGCACATAGAATGTCGTTTCACCACTGCCCATCATCACTGCAACCATTCGTCCGATGAGAGAATCTGGTCCGTGAGATTTAATTGTTTCCGCCATCACTCCTAATGCACCGCTGCCGGATAACGGACGCATAATTGCCATCGGTAATGCTTCAGCAGGCATGTTGATCAAATTTGTAAGTGGTGATAATAATTTTGAAAGCAATTCCATCGCCCCACCCGCACGAAATATTCCGATTGCAACAAGCATTGCAACAAGATATGGAATAATTCTGACGCCTATGTTGAACCCCTCCTTCGCACCTTCAACGAAAGCTTCATAGATTTTCACTTTTTTAACAGCGCCGTAAATTATGATGAATAAGATAAGTGCCGGGATTGCCAAAACAGAAATCATAGCCACGATATCAACAAAATTTTTCATGGTTTCGCCTCCACCTCAAGTTGCTTCCTGAAAATTCGCAATTTTGCCAGTAACTTTACAGTAATAATTCCAACAATTGTATTGACCGTAGTGACAACAATTACAGGCCCAATAATATCTGTCGGATTAGATGCCCCCGCAGATGCTCTAATTGCTATCACTGTTGCCGGAATCAACTGCACATTACTAGTGTTGATAACTAAAAATGTACACATAGCATCGGTTGCTGTTCCTAATTTTTTATTCAGCTTATTTAATTCTTCCATAGCTTTCAAACCGAGTGGCGTTGCAGCATTTGCAAGACCGAGCATGTTAGCAGATATATTCATTATCATCGCACCCATAGCAGGATGATCGGCGGGGACATCCGGGAATAATCTGGTTGTAACAGGTTTCAGTAGACCTGCAAGCTTGGCAATCAGTCCCGATTGCTCGGCAATCTTCATAATGCCAAGCCACAGAGCCATTATGCCGATAAGCCCGAGGGCAAGCTCGACGGCAATTTTTGCGTATTTAATTATTCCATCGTTAGTAACGGCATTCAGTTTGACAAATTTAATCGGATCAAAAACCATTTTGCATTTGATATTATTGCCGTTAAAAACATCGTAGCTGATATGAGCAGAAAGATATTTTTCATTCTTTTGCATCTTAAAAATTTCTTGCCACAGAGGCGGAGTGTTCTCGTCGACAAAAATATGGAGAGTACCGGAATTACTTTTGCCAGCAACAATTTCGGCTTTCTGTGTCATGCCGAGTTCACACGAATAAATTAGTGTACAAGGATAAACCTGCGATTGCCTCAAAGGATAAGGTGGTGGCTCTTCAAAATGTAGAACGGTTTCTATCACTTCACCATTATGGTATTTGTTTGAAGAAAGTTCTTTCCAATCGCCCCAAACGGCAACCGTTATTCCGATCACTATTAATCCCAACCAAATATAATTGAGCATAGCTCTACCTTTTCATGATATTGTAACTCTCAACACTTAGCTCTTAGCCCTTAGATTTTTTAATTTTAACTTTCTACTTCAGACTTCCGACTTCACAACGTGTTAATATAACGGATTATTGGGGAGATGTCAACACCGATCCACTTTTGCACAACTCCCAAATTTACCATATCTTTAACTCAAATTTAATCCGCATTTAACCGCAACAAATTAAATAATCTTTAATAGGAACACTTTAATGACGATTCAAAAACGACGCTCATGGGCTGAACCGTTTAAAATTAAAATGGTTGAGCCGCTTAAAATGACAACCAAACCTGAAAGAGTTAAAGCACTTGAAACGGCAGGATACAATACATTCCTTCTGAGATCGGAAGATGTTTACATCGATCTTTTAACCGACAGCGGCACTAACGCAATGAGTGAAAATCAGTGGGCAGGGTTGATGCTTGGCGATGAAGCATACGCCGGAAGTAAAAATTATTTTCACCTTGAAGACGCGGTAAAAAAATATTACGGCTACAAATATCTTGTTCCCACGCATCAGGGCAGGGGCGCAGAGCATTTAATTTCCAAAATAATGATCAAGCCCGGAGATTACATAGCGGGCAACATGTATTTTACAACTACCCGTCTTCATCAGGAACTTGCCGGCGGCGCCTTCGTGGATGTAATCATCGATGAAGCACACAATACACTGAGCACACATCCTTTCAAAGGGAATATCGATCTGCAAAAATTGGAAGAATTGATAAAGCGTGTTGGAGCGAACAAAATTCCTTACGTGAGCGTTGCAGCCACCGTAAATATGGCGGGCGGCCAGCCGGTTTCTATGAAGAACATGAAAGACGTGCGTGAGCTGACGAGCAATCATGGCATTAAAATTATCTTTGATGCAACCCGTGCGATTGAAAATGCATATTTTATCAAGACGCGTGAAGAGGGTTATCAGAATAAATCTATCTCCGAGATATTGCTTGAGATGTGCTCGTACACCGATGGCGCAACGATGAGCGCAAAAAAAGATTTGCTTGTGAATATCGGCGGCTTCCTCGCGATCAACGATTTTGATATTTTCGAAGAAGCACGCAATCTCGTGGTTGTGTATGAAGGATTGCACACGTACGGCGGTTTAGCGGGCCGCGATATGGAAGCGATGGCTCGCGGCATCGAAGAAGCAGTTCAATACGATCATATCAAAGCGAGAATCGGTCAGGTGGAGTATGTGGGCAATAAACTGCTTGAGCAAAATGTTCCCATCATTCAACCGGTAGGCGGACATGCGATATTTCTAGATGCGAAACAATTCTTCCCGAAAATGCCGCAAACTGAATTCCCCGCTCAAACGCTTGCGGCGGAAATTTACTTGGATTCAGGCGTAAGAACTATGGAACGAGGAATTGTTTCTGCCGGAAGGAATAAAGAGACAGGTGATCACTATTATCCGAAACTTGAACTTGTCCGCGTCACATTTCCGCGCCGAGTTTACACGCAGGCACACTGCGATGTAACGACTGAATCTATTGTCGATGTCTATGGGCGAAGAAACTCAATCAAAGGTATGCGCATGGTATATGAACCGAAATACTTGAGATTTTTCCAGGCACGATTCGAAAGGTTATAGTATACAGCGGCGGTTTCGTCAAATCCGGAACCGCCTCATATTTTATCTAACTCACCACTCACAAATTAACTACTCAGTAGAGACTTCTGAAATATTATATTAATCAGCAAAAGACTGTCACGCTGAGACTTCGGCGTGAGCTCAGTCGAACGCTTGTCGAAGTGTGATTCCATAGCAAAAAGTCATGGTTCGATCCCTCGATAAACTCGGGATAAACTTGCTCACCATGACATTGAATTTATTATTCAGATGTTTCCACTATACAGCCCTCCTTCCGTTTGCACAACTCCCAAAATTGAGCTATCTTTGAAAGAATTTACAATTATCGATTGACAATTAAGCATTGGCAATTCAAATGTTTAGACGAAAAAAACACACATCTCACAATAATTCTTTGCCTTTAATTTTTAGCACTCATTTCTCAGCTCAAAGCTCTAAGCTCTCTGCCCAAAGCCCCCGGCTCATTTCTCTCAGCCCTAAGCCCTCTGCTCTAAGCTCTATACTCTTAGCTCCTAGCTCATGGCTGTTGGTTATTGGTTATTGGTCATTACTCCTTTGTTTTTTGTTATTCGTGGTTAGTGAACCGATGCATGCTCAGGATAAAGAAAACTCCGAATTCAAATTAGCAGTCGGTTTGTACAACGACGGGATGTACGATTTGGCAGTTGAGCAATTTAAAAATTTCATCAATACATATCCGAATACATCCAACGGCATCGAATCGCGCTTTTACCTCGGCACCACGCAACTAAAATTAAAAAGGTACGATGAGGCAAGAGTAACTTTTCAGAATTTTGCGCTTACATACGTTGAACACCCGAAAGCGCCCGAAGCGTGGTTGAAAGTTGGCGATGCCTTCCTCGCCCTCAACAATGTACGTGAAGCCGCTTCCGCGTACGAGCGGGTAAAAGTTTTTCATCCTAAAAGTCAGTTGGTGCCCGAGGCGCTGTTAAAAGCGGGTCAGTTATATCGTCAGTTGGAAGATCGGGAGAATGCTAAGAAAATTTTCCGCATCATCATTCAGGAATATCCGACAACCTCAAGTGTGTTGCCGGCGCGGTTTGCTATCGGAGAGATGTATGCCGAAGAAGGTCAAACGGAATTGGCAGAACGCGAAGCACGGCGTGTTGCCGAAAGCGATGCCCCTCCCGAGGTCAAGGCAAGCGCTTTATTCTCGATCGGTAAACTGCAGGTATTGAACTGTTTATTCGCTGAAGCCGAGGCAACATTCAAATCGGTGATTTCAAATAATAAAAAATCATCTGCCGCAACAGCAGCGGCATTCGAGCTGGGAAAGTTAGCCGCGAGCGGGCGCGACTATAATACCGCGATAGATTATTTTAAAAAAGTTTTCTCAGACGAGTCTGCGGATGATTCACTCCAATCCAGAGCGATGCTTGAGACTGGTAAAGCTTTCCGGAATCAGAAAGAATATTCGAATGCCAAAAAATCATTTGATAAACTTATCTCGAAATTCCCGAAATCAACGCTGGCAGATCAAGCGATTGTTGAAGCGGGCAGATCGGCTTTTTTGAACGAAGATTTTAAAGAGGCGCTTCGATATTTTAAAAAAATAATTTCCAATCCGAGTTCTCATTATTTGGGAACAGCTTTACTTTCTGCTGCCGACGCGTCATTCATGCTCAAGCAGTACAACGAGGCTTGCCGCTATTTGTTGAACTATGCCGGGGTTTTACCAGATAATATTCAGACTCCATCTGCATTGCTCAGGTTAGGAAGAATCTTCGAGAATAATTTACAGGAATACAGAAAAGCGATAAATATTTACGATCAATTGACTCAAAAATTTCCGCAATCACCGTTGGTTGTTGAAGCCGCGATTGGAATTGCTGCTTGTCAGGAGAAAGCCAACGATTTCGACGACGCGTTAAAAACATACATCGATCTTCAAACCCGTTATCCCGCGAATGATTTCTCCGATTCGGTTTCGGGCAAAATCGAATTCATTCAGAATCACCGAATCAAAGACCGGGATGCCGGAATTGAAAAACTTGCGCGACTGATGGGCGAAGTCTTAACAGATAAAAATAAATCTGAACTCTCTTTCAAATTGGGTGAAATATACTTTAACGATTTAAAAGATTATGAATCTGCGGCAAAGCAATTCACATCGGCAATCGACGGAGGATTGGATGAAGATCGGCTATTCAATGCTTATTATTTTCGCGCACGATCATATCATCTTTTATCTGAATTGAAACCTGAAGCGATCACTCCGGCGATCGAATTTTATGATGCTCTTCTAAAAAAATATCCGAAGAACAACGCGAATGATGACGTCGCATTTTATTCTTACAAATTAAAATCCCGTGCGAAAAATCCGACCGAGATTATCGGCATGGCTCAGGAATATTTATCACAATATCCCTCATCCGGTCATTGGGATCAGATTTTACTGGAGTTGGCAAACGCATCCGCGATGGCTCAGGCACCCAACGATGCGATATCAACTCTCCGGCTTTTAGTCACGGAATATTCAAAATCTCCTATCTTATCCGACGCATATTTTGAATTGGGTGATCTGTATAAGCAACTTAAAAACCCCGACTCATCTGAGCTGAATTGGCAAAAAGCAGTTTCCTCTGAGCATGTCAGGCCTTCTACACTCCAATCGCTTTGGAATCTTGGCGAACACTATAATCAGAAGCGTAACTATCCCGAAGCGATTAGCATACTGAAACGGCTGGTCAATGATTACTATTACAGTTTCATTTCAGAAAAAGCGGCATCGGTAATACCCGAGCTGCACATAGCGAATGCCGAGTATGACGAAGCGATTCAACTTTATTTTGAATCGTTGAACAAATATCTTACCGACGAATCAAAAACAAACAGCGTAAATCAAATCTATTTTTCGCTGGCAACGGTTTATGAAAAAAAGGGTGAGCGTCAAAATGCTTTGAAATATTATACGGAATATTTGATTGGTGATAGGAAAGGAGTTTACGCGAGCAAAGTATTTTACTCGCTCGGAACTCTTGCCCGCTCCGAGGGACGCCTTGATAAAGCATCCTCTTATTTCAGGCAAGCCGTATCGCTTGGCGACGCCGGTTCCACGACGAGCGATATTGCCGACTTACTTTTTCAAACCGAACAATATGGCGAAGCTGCAAAGCAATATTCCCAACTTGCCCAGGCAAACGACAGTTTGAAAGATAAGCAGTATTTTCAATCGCGTACTATCGTTTCCACCCTCCGTGACAACCGACTTGCTGAAGCCCAAAAACTCGTAAACGATTTTTACAAAAACTACAAAGATGCGGAAAGATATAAAGCCGAGTTCGAATATGAAACCGGACTACTTCACTACAGAAAACAAGATTATAATACCGCAAAAAAATTGTTTGAAAACGTTGCGGACGATTATGAAGAAACCAGATTCGGCGCGTGGGGCAATTATTATATCGGTAAAATTTCAGAAGTTTTGAATAAGCTTGAAGAAGCTGCAAAAAAATATGAATCGGTGCTCAAGAAATTTCCCGATTCAGACGTGATACCGAGAGTACTTCTATCGCTCGGGAACATGCACTTCAACGCTGAAAGA includes these proteins:
- a CDS encoding spore maturation protein; translation: MKNFVDIVAMISVLAIPALILFIIIYGAVKKVKIYEAFVEGAKEGFNIGVRIIPYLVAMLVAIGIFRAGGAMELLSKLLSPLTNLINMPAEALPMAIMRPLSGSGALGVMAETIKSHGPDSLIGRMVAVMMGSGETTFYVLAVYFGSVSISKTRQAVPAGIVADVVGIFMSVWIVNLIFG
- a CDS encoding tyrosine phenol-lyase, whose amino-acid sequence is MTIQKRRSWAEPFKIKMVEPLKMTTKPERVKALETAGYNTFLLRSEDVYIDLLTDSGTNAMSENQWAGLMLGDEAYAGSKNYFHLEDAVKKYYGYKYLVPTHQGRGAEHLISKIMIKPGDYIAGNMYFTTTRLHQELAGGAFVDVIIDEAHNTLSTHPFKGNIDLQKLEELIKRVGANKIPYVSVAATVNMAGGQPVSMKNMKDVRELTSNHGIKIIFDATRAIENAYFIKTREEGYQNKSISEILLEMCSYTDGATMSAKKDLLVNIGGFLAINDFDIFEEARNLVVVYEGLHTYGGLAGRDMEAMARGIEEAVQYDHIKARIGQVEYVGNKLLEQNVPIIQPVGGHAIFLDAKQFFPKMPQTEFPAQTLAAEIYLDSGVRTMERGIVSAGRNKETGDHYYPKLELVRVTFPRRVYTQAHCDVTTESIVDVYGRRNSIKGMRMVYEPKYLRFFQARFERL
- a CDS encoding tetratricopeptide repeat protein, producing MLFVVSEPMHAQDKENSEFKLAVGLYNDGMYDLAVEQFKNFINTYPNTSNGIESRFYLGTTQLKLKRYDEARVTFQNFALTYVEHPKAPEAWLKVGDAFLALNNVREAASAYERVKVFHPKSQLVPEALLKAGQLYRQLEDRENAKKIFRIIIQEYPTTSSVLPARFAIGEMYAEEGQTELAEREARRVAESDAPPEVKASALFSIGKLQVLNCLFAEAEATFKSVISNNKKSSAATAAAFELGKLAASGRDYNTAIDYFKKVFSDESADDSLQSRAMLETGKAFRNQKEYSNAKKSFDKLISKFPKSTLADQAIVEAGRSAFLNEDFKEALRYFKKIISNPSSHYLGTALLSAADASFMLKQYNEACRYLLNYAGVLPDNIQTPSALLRLGRIFENNLQEYRKAINIYDQLTQKFPQSPLVVEAAIGIAACQEKANDFDDALKTYIDLQTRYPANDFSDSVSGKIEFIQNHRIKDRDAGIEKLARLMGEVLTDKNKSELSFKLGEIYFNDLKDYESAAKQFTSAIDGGLDEDRLFNAYYFRARSYHLLSELKPEAITPAIEFYDALLKKYPKNNANDDVAFYSYKLKSRAKNPTEIIGMAQEYLSQYPSSGHWDQILLELANASAMAQAPNDAISTLRLLVTEYSKSPILSDAYFELGDLYKQLKNPDSSELNWQKAVSSEHVRPSTLQSLWNLGEHYNQKRNYPEAISILKRLVNDYYYSFISEKAASVIPELHIANAEYDEAIQLYFESLNKYLTDESKTNSVNQIYFSLATVYEKKGERQNALKYYTEYLIGDRKGVYASKVFYSLGTLARSEGRLDKASSYFRQAVSLGDAGSTTSDIADLLFQTEQYGEAAKQYSQLAQANDSLKDKQYFQSRTIVSTLRDNRLAEAQKLVNDFYKNYKDAERYKAEFEYETGLLHYRKQDYNTAKKLFENVADDYEETRFGAWGNYYIGKISEVLNKLEEAAKKYESVLKKFPDSDVIPRVLLSLGNMHFNAERYEQSIRFYQEIIKSPSKSGDILSYAMNNLIEAYESTKLYDDALKITRDYIERYPNDEAIIDKKIKLGTLYTKIGYYDQSVLHFQNLIPEAGNLLEAEIRYNIGEAYYYKGDYQQAILEFLKVPYLVTKQGKVNWTATSLYMAGQSYEKMSKFSEAISMYQQVIDRSGIDATFKAAAQKEINRVNSIIKKESR
- a CDS encoding oligopeptide transporter, OPT family produces the protein MTEFSGRALFIGLIMCVVLGAANAYLGLKAGMTIAATYPAAVIGMAFLRLVKGNILEENMARTVGSIGESVAAGAIFTLPAFFIAGIWEEFFTVGHYLQSSLIMLAGGVLGIMFVALLRRVMVEDVELPFPESVAASEIHKAGRSGGTGAKFLFAAMGIGAIIQAMRNLRFFAESAEKFIEFSKATIGLKTSGSVAAQSGILLTTPGVNPSYMGVGYIIGPKLASLNFSGGLLAWGLFVPILTYFIGPSLMSTSTTPMDDGSWTAMANNVWRYIVRPIAIGGMLMSAAFTLFRMRKSLGAGLKRSIGDVKKAATGEHVTVRTEQDISFKWVMIGILLTGVLTFFIYNYFAQDVVAALVATIVMIIAGFFFAAVSGYLVGIIGSSNNPISGLTLSTLLVAALLMVALGMSGQTGVAAVLGVAAVVCVAAAVAGEMLQDLKVGHILGGTPWKMQVGDLIGVGLAAAVMFFPLVILHQGDINMGGTGLGGKTYPAPQASLMALLSQGIVGGQMAWPLIIVGMLMGLGFILMQVKSPMLVSVGMYLPLETTFAIFIGGIIKGMVDKVVAKKKFNDAQKARVENTGVLLAAGLIAGEALIGLLFAGLAVADIKYDAWLPAVFAGFPFPFYVSSIVFVFIAWLLIQIPVKNAGRPDEPAPPTAVM
- a CDS encoding nucleoside recognition protein; protein product: MVFDPIKFVKLNAVTNDGIIKYAKIAVELALGLIGIMALWLGIMKIAEQSGLIAKLAGLLKPVTTRLFPDVPADHPAMGAMIMNISANMLGLANAATPLGLKAMEELNKLNKKLGTATDAMCTFLVINTSNVQLIPATVIAIRASAGASNPTDIIGPVIVVTTVNTIVGIITVKLLAKLRIFRKQLEVEAKP
- a CDS encoding proline dehydrogenase family protein, translating into MNLLNKLIVTTLPVVPKPIVRKFANKYIAGETLLDAVRVVKELNFKGIMATLDVLGEAISTKEEAIAARNEILELFPTIQKEKLDSNVSIKLTQLGLALDKNFCLDNVRMIIAKAKEFNNFVRIDMEDSPTTDDTIWVYRQIRKDFNNSGIVLQAYMRRTENDADELIKDGLGHFRLCKGIYVEPAEIAFKGHDEVNQNFVQVLKKMLEQKAYVGIATHDDYLVDAAFRIIQAMKLQKHQYEFQMLLGVKDDLRSKIVQDGHRMRVYVPFGEHWYRYSIRRFKENPQMAGYVFKALFN